In Oscillospiraceae bacterium, the following proteins share a genomic window:
- the rpsO gene encoding 30S ribosomal protein S15 translates to MLKEVKQNLITTYKNHETDTGSPEVQIALLTERINHLNEHLKLNHKDHHSRRGLLKMVGKRKGLLAYLMKKDINRYRAIIEKLGLRK, encoded by the coding sequence ATGTTAAAAGAAGTGAAACAGAATTTAATCACTACCTACAAAAACCACGAAACCGATACCGGTTCTCCGGAAGTTCAGATTGCTCTTCTGACCGAAAGAATCAATCACTTAAACGAACACTTAAAATTAAACCACAAAGACCATCATTCCAGAAGAGGTCTGTTGAAAATGGTTGGTAAAAGAAAAGGCTTACTGGCTTATTTAATGAAAAAAGACATCAACCGTTACAGAGCAATCATCGAAAAATTAGGTTTAAGAAAGTAA
- a CDS encoding polyribonucleotide nucleotidyltransferase, with protein MFRTFETTFAGRPLIVETGKMAQLANGSCLVRWGETVVMVNITASKQPREGIDFFPLSVDYEEKLYSVGKIPGGFLKREGKPTEKAILASRAIDRPIRPLFPKDLRNDVVVVATVLSVEQDNQPEIAAFLGTAISLAISDIPFNGPIASVGVGLVDGELIVCPNSEQRAASDLDLTVAGSLEKIVMIEAGANQVDEKTMLDAIKLGHVEIKRMCEFINDIAKEIGKEKFGYQSFELDKDIYETVRAYAEDKIKAAIISDQKEVREGGVDAVCKEVTEHFQDEIDPAILGECLYKLQKMIVRGWLVEGKRVDGRAMDEIRPLAAEVGLLPRVHGSGLFTRGQTQVMTIATLGAVNEAQFLDGIDEEDTKRYMHQYNFPSYSVGDARPSRGPGRREIGHGALAERALAPVIPSVEEFPYSFRLVSEVLSSNGSTSQGSICGSTLALMDAGVPIKAPVAGISTGLVTYEGGRKVFLDIQGIEDFFGDMDFKVGGTHKGITAIQVDIKVDGLTYDIIEEAFEMTRKARIHILDDIMLKAIPAPRAEVAKYAPKMFSTKVPVDKIREVIGAGGKVIQKIVADTGAKIDIEDDGSVFICAVDADAAKKALAIVEGIVSEPEVGAVYQGKVTKLMAFGAFVEYLPGKEGLVHISQLDTKRVEKVEDVVTEGDEIMVKIIEIDRQGRVNLSRKEALLG; from the coding sequence ATGTTCAGAACTTTTGAAACTACGTTCGCCGGCAGACCGTTAATCGTTGAAACCGGCAAAATGGCTCAGTTAGCAAACGGCTCTTGCTTAGTTCGTTGGGGTGAAACCGTTGTTATGGTTAATATCACCGCTTCCAAACAGCCCAGAGAAGGCATTGACTTCTTCCCCTTATCCGTTGATTACGAAGAAAAACTGTACTCTGTTGGTAAAATTCCCGGCGGCTTCTTAAAAAGAGAAGGCAAACCCACCGAAAAAGCTATCTTAGCTTCTCGTGCGATTGACAGACCTATCCGTCCCTTATTCCCCAAAGATTTAAGAAACGACGTTGTGGTTGTAGCAACCGTATTATCCGTGGAACAGGACAACCAGCCTGAAATCGCAGCATTCTTAGGTACTGCAATTTCTCTGGCAATTTCCGATATTCCCTTCAACGGTCCTATCGCTTCTGTTGGCGTTGGTTTGGTTGACGGTGAACTGATTGTTTGCCCCAACTCTGAACAGAGAGCTGCTTCCGATTTAGACTTAACCGTTGCAGGTTCCTTAGAAAAAATCGTTATGATTGAAGCCGGTGCAAACCAGGTTGACGAAAAAACCATGTTAGACGCTATTAAATTAGGTCACGTGGAAATCAAAAGAATGTGCGAATTCATCAACGATATCGCAAAAGAAATCGGAAAAGAAAAATTCGGCTATCAGTCTTTTGAATTAGATAAAGATATTTATGAAACCGTTAGAGCATACGCTGAAGATAAAATCAAAGCAGCTATCATCTCCGACCAGAAAGAAGTGAGAGAAGGCGGCGTTGACGCTGTATGCAAAGAAGTAACCGAACATTTCCAGGACGAAATTGATCCTGCAATCTTAGGCGAATGCTTATACAAACTGCAGAAAATGATCGTTCGCGGCTGGTTAGTGGAAGGCAAACGTGTTGACGGAAGAGCAATGGATGAAATTCGTCCCTTAGCTGCAGAAGTTGGCTTACTTCCCAGAGTTCACGGTTCCGGTTTATTCACCAGAGGTCAGACTCAGGTTATGACCATTGCAACTTTAGGTGCAGTAAACGAAGCTCAGTTCTTAGACGGTATTGACGAAGAAGATACCAAACGTTATATGCATCAGTATAATTTCCCCTCCTACTCTGTTGGTGACGCTCGTCCCTCCAGAGGTCCCGGACGTCGTGAAATCGGTCACGGTGCATTGGCTGAAAGAGCATTGGCTCCCGTAATTCCCTCCGTGGAAGAATTCCCCTACTCTTTCCGTTTAGTATCTGAAGTATTAAGCTCCAACGGTTCTACCTCTCAGGGTAGTATCTGTGGTTCCACCTTGGCATTGATGGATGCAGGTGTTCCCATTAAAGCTCCCGTTGCAGGTATTTCCACCGGCTTAGTAACCTACGAAGGCGGCAGAAAAGTATTCTTAGATATCCAGGGTATTGAAGACTTCTTCGGCGATATGGACTTTAAAGTGGGCGGTACTCATAAAGGTATCACCGCAATTCAGGTAGACATCAAAGTGGATGGCTTAACCTATGACATTATCGAAGAAGCATTCGAAATGACCAGAAAAGCAAGAATCCACATTTTAGATGATATTATGTTAAAAGCAATTCCCGCTCCCAGAGCAGAAGTTGCAAAATATGCTCCCAAAATGTTCTCCACCAAAGTTCCCGTGGATAAAATCCGTGAAGTGATCGGTGCAGGCGGTAAAGTGATTCAAAAAATCGTGGCTGATACCGGTGCAAAAATCGATATCGAAGATGACGGTTCCGTATTTATCTGTGCAGTGGATGCAGATGCAGCGAAAAAAGCATTGGCAATCGTGGAAGGTATCGTTTCAGAACCCGAAGTTGGTGCTGTATATCAGGGTAAAGTTACCAAACTGATGGCATTCGGTGCATTCGTGGAATATCTGCCCGGTAAAGAAGGTCTGGTTCACATTTCTCAGCTGGATACCAAACGTGTGGAAAAAGTGGAAGACGTTGTAACCGAAGGCGATGAAATTATGGTAAAAATCATTGAAATCGACAGACAGGGTCGTGTAAACCTTTCCAGAAAAGAAGCTCTCTTGGGCTAA
- the cysK gene encoding cysteine synthase A translates to MPKIYNSVVELVGNTPLLRLQKIEYTKGLCASIYAKLEAFNPGGSAKDRVAKKMIEDAEKAGELKQGSVIIEPTSGNTGIGLCMIASQKGYRTIIVMPETMSEERKMLMKAYGGELVLTDGSLGMAGSIAKAKELANEFPNSFIPDQFSNPSNPLAHYETTGPEIWRDLDGKVDVFVAGVGTGGTLSGAGKYLRENNPQVKIIGVEPASSPVLSGGKSGAHKIQGIGAGFIPDALDTDIYDEIITISNEDAYLFAKELGQTEGFLAGISSGAALCGAVQIAKREEYRGKNIVVLFPDTGERYLSAGVF, encoded by the coding sequence ATGCCCAAAATTTATAATTCAGTAGTAGAACTGGTAGGGAATACCCCTCTTTTACGATTACAAAAAATAGAATACACAAAAGGACTTTGTGCTTCTATTTATGCCAAGTTGGAAGCTTTTAATCCCGGCGGATCAGCCAAAGACCGTGTGGCAAAAAAGATGATTGAAGACGCCGAAAAAGCAGGGGAACTGAAACAAGGCTCCGTAATCATTGAACCCACCAGCGGAAATACCGGAATCGGTCTTTGCATGATTGCATCTCAAAAAGGTTATCGCACCATTATCGTAATGCCCGAAACCATGTCGGAAGAACGCAAAATGCTGATGAAAGCTTATGGAGGCGAATTGGTGTTGACAGACGGTTCCCTTGGTATGGCAGGTTCCATTGCCAAAGCCAAGGAGCTTGCAAATGAATTTCCGAATAGTTTTATTCCCGACCAATTTTCCAATCCATCAAACCCTTTGGCTCACTATGAAACCACAGGTCCTGAAATTTGGCGTGATTTAGACGGTAAGGTAGATGTGTTTGTGGCAGGTGTGGGTACAGGTGGTACGTTAAGCGGAGCAGGAAAGTATTTGCGTGAAAATAATCCCCAAGTAAAAATCATTGGGGTAGAACCGGCATCTTCTCCCGTGTTATCAGGTGGTAAAAGTGGTGCTCATAAAATTCAGGGAATTGGTGCAGGCTTTATTCCTGATGCATTGGATACCGATATTTACGACGAAATCATCACTATATCTAATGAGGATGCTTATTTGTTTGCCAAAGAATTAGGACAAACAGAAGGTTTTTTAGCAGGCATTTCTTCCGGTGCGGCACTCTGTGGTGCAGTACAAATTGCAAAGCGGGAAGAATATCGTGGCAAAAATATTGTTGTGCTCTTTCCTGATACGGGGGAACGGTATTTATCAGCAGGGGTATTTTAG
- the tsaB gene encoding tRNA (adenosine(37)-N6)-threonylcarbamoyltransferase complex dimerization subunit type 1 TsaB yields MRGLLPLKNYKLLAADTSAKTATVALFENEVMLAEYTQNIGLTHSEGFLPLVEEVLVATKKDLSEIDYFAITNGPGSFTGLRIGVSTVKGLAHAVNKPLVEISTLDALAENIPHFSGYVCPILDARRQEVYAAVYKNGEKILADTPLPLTELFSFLKERRGKVMFLGDAAVNYRDVIQKALKDKAVFAPAHLTLQRASSVGIAAAKQIKAENTVSYSDISIRYLKASQPEQQLFNKQNKEK; encoded by the coding sequence ATGAGAGGATTATTACCATTGAAGAATTATAAATTACTTGCGGCAGACACTTCTGCCAAAACTGCAACAGTTGCTCTTTTTGAAAACGAAGTAATGCTTGCAGAATACACTCAGAATATCGGTTTAACACATTCCGAAGGTTTTTTGCCGTTGGTGGAGGAAGTGCTTGTGGCAACCAAAAAAGATCTTTCCGAGATTGACTATTTTGCCATTACCAACGGGCCCGGTTCCTTTACAGGATTAAGAATCGGTGTTTCCACCGTAAAAGGTTTAGCACATGCTGTGAACAAGCCGTTGGTAGAAATATCCACACTGGATGCATTGGCAGAAAATATTCCGCATTTTTCCGGATATGTGTGCCCGATTTTAGATGCAAGACGTCAAGAAGTGTATGCAGCAGTCTATAAGAACGGAGAGAAAATCTTAGCAGATACTCCCCTGCCCTTAACGGAATTATTTTCATTTTTAAAAGAGCGTCGGGGAAAAGTAATGTTTTTGGGAGATGCTGCAGTAAATTATCGGGATGTTATCCAAAAAGCGTTAAAAGATAAAGCTGTATTTGCACCTGCACATCTGACTTTGCAAAGAGCGTCCTCTGTTGGAATTGCGGCAGCAAAACAAATCAAAGCAGAAAACACAGTTTCTTATTCCGATATTTCTATCCGTTATTTAAAAGCATCTCAACCCGAACAACAACTTTTCAATAAACAAAACAAAGAAAAATAA
- a CDS encoding formate--tetrahydrofolate ligase — MLTDIEIAQKATMKPITEIAKQLGITEDDLECYGKYKAKISFDFIEKQKDKKDGKLILVTAINPTPAGEGKTTTSVGLGQAFKRLEKNAIIALREPSLGPVFGVKGGAAGGGYAQVVPMEDINMHFTGDFHAIGAANNLLCAAVDNHLHQGNALGIHPKKILIKRVVDMNDRALRNTVIGLGGEVDGVTREDGFSITVASEIMAIFCLAEDITDLKNKLSEIVIGYNYQNQPVKVKDLKVEGALTALLKDAIKPNLVQTLENSPCLIHGGPFANIAHGCNSLIATKLALKMADYTITEAGFGADLGAEKFLDIKCRKAGLKPDCVVIVATVRALKYNGGVAKADLKAENLEALKKGIVNLERHIANMRKFGLKTVVAINSFDTDTPAEFEIIEECCKKYDTKCVRSEVFAKGGEGGIDLANAVIETCEGESSFHPIYDLELSVEDKIRTIAKEIYGAKDIIITKQAEKAIQTLKDNGYGNLPVCMAKTQYSFSDDPTQLGAPSGFDLTISEVRLSAGAGFIVVLTGKIMTMPGLPKVPAYEKIDVDENGNITGLF; from the coding sequence ATGTTAACAGACATCGAAATTGCTCAGAAAGCTACGATGAAACCCATTACCGAAATTGCCAAACAACTCGGCATTACAGAAGACGATTTGGAATGTTACGGCAAATATAAAGCCAAAATTTCTTTCGATTTTATCGAAAAACAAAAAGATAAAAAAGACGGAAAACTGATTTTGGTAACCGCTATCAATCCCACTCCTGCGGGAGAAGGAAAAACCACTACTTCCGTTGGTCTTGGACAAGCATTTAAAAGATTAGAAAAAAATGCTATTATTGCTCTGCGTGAACCCTCTTTGGGACCCGTGTTCGGTGTAAAAGGCGGTGCTGCAGGAGGCGGCTATGCTCAGGTAGTTCCCATGGAAGATATCAATATGCATTTTACCGGTGACTTCCACGCCATCGGTGCAGCAAATAACCTGCTGTGTGCAGCGGTGGACAACCACTTACATCAGGGAAATGCTTTGGGAATCCATCCTAAGAAAATTCTCATTAAACGTGTGGTAGATATGAATGACCGTGCTCTTCGTAATACCGTCATCGGTTTAGGTGGCGAAGTGGATGGCGTAACCCGTGAAGATGGGTTCTCCATCACCGTTGCCAGCGAAATTATGGCAATTTTCTGTTTGGCTGAAGATATTACTGACTTAAAAAATAAACTTTCCGAAATTGTAATCGGATACAACTATCAGAACCAGCCTGTAAAGGTAAAAGATCTGAAAGTAGAAGGTGCTTTAACCGCCCTGTTAAAAGATGCGATTAAACCCAACCTGGTGCAGACTTTAGAAAACTCCCCCTGCCTGATTCACGGTGGACCTTTTGCTAATATTGCTCACGGTTGCAACAGTTTAATTGCCACCAAATTAGCGTTAAAAATGGCTGATTACACCATTACCGAAGCAGGATTCGGTGCAGATTTGGGTGCTGAAAAATTCTTAGATATCAAATGCAGAAAAGCAGGATTAAAACCGGATTGTGTGGTAATCGTTGCTACTGTTCGTGCCTTAAAATATAATGGTGGCGTGGCAAAAGCAGACTTAAAAGCAGAAAACTTAGAAGCTTTGAAAAAAGGTATTGTAAACTTAGAACGTCATATTGCCAACATGAGAAAATTCGGTTTAAAAACCGTGGTTGCTATCAATTCCTTTGATACCGATACTCCGGCAGAATTTGAAATTATCGAAGAATGTTGCAAAAAGTACGACACCAAATGTGTTCGCAGTGAAGTGTTTGCAAAAGGCGGCGAAGGCGGCATTGACTTAGCAAATGCTGTAATCGAAACCTGCGAAGGGGAATCCTCCTTCCACCCCATTTATGATCTGGAGTTATCTGTGGAAGATAAAATCAGAACCATTGCTAAAGAAATCTATGGTGCAAAAGATATTATTATCACCAAACAGGCTGAAAAAGCCATCCAGACCTTAAAAGATAACGGATACGGCAATCTGCCCGTTTGTATGGCGAAAACTCAGTATTCATTCTCAGACGACCCCACGCAGTTGGGTGCTCCCTCCGGTTTTGATTTAACTATTTCCGAAGTACGCTTATCTGCAGGGGCAGGATTTATCGTGGTATTAACCGGTAAAATTATGACGATGCCGGGGCTACCCAAAGTTCCTGCCTATGAAAAAATTGACGTGGACGAAAACGGCAATATCACCGGTTTATTTTAA
- a CDS encoding alpha-N-acetylglucosaminidase encodes MDKKVFDKIAKVKKQNLGTTLKEQAVLDLIERVTGSKTYRNTFVIKQIAEEKTGMDQYKMYDKDDKVVIEATSGVAAAVAFNTYLKEKCHVFYGPITQDVKGLPKKPPVVGEVIENKSVFLYRYFMNYCTYVYTCIYWKWEQYEKLIDWMLLAGINLVLNQLGHEIVWRDMLMEIGYTETEANDDICGAGMLPWQIMGNISEFGGDIPKWWYEDQKMLANKMTERLRDFGGDVIRPAFYGKVPNNICDKYPEAKIYAQGTWNLAQKGDRPPLIDVHDPLYDRMAEIYYRKSKEHFGEIHYFGGDPFHEGGITDGIDIAEYSKTNIETMKKYSDGNVWFYQGWVGNPRQELLNVLKHEEVLIGLLSGDRVVNTAKELFGDYPYMYMQIGNFGGVQRFTGNIPEFLNQPFELQQPGSLNDMMVGIGMAMEGIETDEIIYDVLASNTIREKPMKQNDFVEKFFVARYGYYNENIKKAYDLVIDNIYTLWKGFAYNASKSSSLCTCPNINVRTVGWFESRGGSPYPIEILQEATALMLKEYDKLKDNECYRFDLMELCRQANADYGWDIIEAMKNAYKGGKRAQFEKEARRFLKLYDLQEAVVRTNEHTLLGAWIQRARDYGRNDTEKRIFEYNVKNMMTLWCGKPGRFRLRDYAFREYDGMLSGYYKKRWMAYFTWLSLHFGREHQGLEPNISFTEQDYVFTLSTENYRTKPSGDLRKACEASMKFWKKY; translated from the coding sequence ATGGATAAGAAAGTTTTCGACAAAATTGCAAAAGTTAAAAAGCAAAACCTCGGCACTACCTTGAAAGAACAAGCAGTGCTGGATTTAATTGAGCGTGTAACCGGATCCAAAACATACCGCAATACATTTGTAATCAAACAGATTGCAGAAGAAAAAACCGGTATGGACCAATATAAAATGTACGATAAAGATGACAAAGTTGTCATCGAAGCAACCTCCGGGGTTGCGGCTGCCGTTGCGTTCAATACATATCTGAAAGAAAAATGTCACGTGTTTTACGGTCCTATTACTCAGGATGTGAAAGGTTTACCGAAAAAACCTCCGGTAGTTGGAGAAGTGATTGAAAATAAATCGGTATTTTTATACCGTTACTTTATGAACTACTGTACCTATGTTTACACCTGCATTTATTGGAAATGGGAACAGTATGAAAAATTGATTGACTGGATGCTTTTGGCAGGGATCAACCTGGTATTAAACCAGTTAGGTCATGAAATCGTGTGGAGAGATATGCTGATGGAAATCGGCTATACCGAAACAGAAGCCAATGACGATATCTGTGGCGCAGGGATGTTGCCCTGGCAGATTATGGGGAACATCAGCGAATTTGGCGGTGATATCCCCAAATGGTGGTATGAAGACCAGAAAATGCTGGCAAACAAAATGACCGAACGTTTGCGTGATTTTGGCGGTGATGTCATCCGTCCCGCATTCTACGGAAAAGTGCCTAACAACATTTGCGATAAATATCCCGAAGCAAAAATTTATGCACAGGGTACCTGGAATCTGGCACAAAAAGGAGACCGTCCTCCGTTGATTGATGTGCATGACCCCTTATATGACAGAATGGCGGAAATCTATTACAGAAAATCCAAAGAACATTTTGGCGAAATTCATTACTTCGGCGGTGACCCCTTCCATGAAGGCGGTATTACTGATGGTATTGATATTGCGGAATATTCCAAAACCAATATCGAAACTATGAAAAAATATTCCGACGGTAATGTTTGGTTCTATCAGGGTTGGGTTGGTAATCCGAGACAGGAACTGTTAAACGTGTTAAAACACGAAGAAGTGTTAATTGGTCTTCTGTCCGGTGACCGTGTTGTTAACACAGCAAAAGAGCTGTTTGGCGACTATCCGTATATGTATATGCAGATTGGTAACTTCGGTGGTGTTCAGCGTTTCACCGGTAACATTCCCGAATTTTTGAATCAGCCCTTTGAATTGCAGCAGCCCGGTTCCTTAAACGATATGATGGTTGGTATCGGTATGGCGATGGAAGGAATTGAAACCGACGAAATTATCTATGATGTGTTAGCTTCCAACACCATCCGTGAAAAACCCATGAAGCAGAACGATTTTGTTGAAAAATTCTTTGTGGCAAGATACGGTTACTACAACGAAAACATCAAAAAAGCATACGATTTGGTAATTGATAATATCTACACTCTGTGGAAAGGATTTGCATACAATGCAAGTAAATCTTCTTCCTTGTGTACTTGCCCCAACATCAATGTTCGTACTGTTGGTTGGTTTGAATCCCGTGGCGGAAGCCCGTATCCCATCGAAATTCTGCAGGAAGCAACTGCTTTGATGTTAAAAGAATACGACAAATTAAAAGACAACGAATGTTATCGTTTCGATTTGATGGAACTGTGCCGTCAGGCAAATGCTGACTATGGTTGGGACATCATTGAAGCAATGAAAAACGCATACAAAGGCGGTAAACGCGCACAGTTTGAAAAAGAAGCACGTCGTTTCTTAAAACTTTATGACCTGCAGGAAGCAGTTGTTCGTACCAATGAACACACCTTATTGGGTGCTTGGATTCAGCGTGCAAGAGACTACGGCAGAAACGATACCGAAAAGAGAATTTTTGAATATAACGTGAAGAATATGATGACACTCTGGTGTGGTAAACCCGGACGTTTCCGTTTGAGAGACTATGCATTCCGTGAATATGACGGTATGCTCTCCGGTTACTATAAAAAACGTTGGATGGCTTACTTCACCTGGTTATCCTTACATTTCGGTAGAGAACATCAGGGATTAGAACCCAACATCAGCTTTACCGAACAGGATTACGTGTTCACCTTGTCTACCGAAAATTATCGGACCAAACCTTCCGGTGATTTGAGAAAAGCTTGTGAAGCGTCTATGAAATTCTGGAAAAAATATTAA
- the tsaE gene encoding tRNA (adenosine(37)-N6)-threonylcarbamoyltransferase complex ATPase subunit type 1 TsaE: MQVYTHSYEETVQFAAEFAKTLKPGQIILLEGDLGAGKTSFVNGLLFALGFSSGGCSPTFTLVNEYPTNPPINHFDLYRISSEDELYEMGFSEYLESGRVNIIEWPQVAADILKDYPVTRLTIQHTDREDERIITIEEL; the protein is encoded by the coding sequence ATGCAGGTTTACACTCATTCCTATGAAGAAACTGTTCAGTTTGCAGCGGAATTTGCAAAAACTTTAAAACCCGGTCAGATTATTCTGTTAGAAGGTGATTTGGGTGCAGGAAAAACATCCTTTGTAAACGGGCTCCTTTTTGCACTTGGATTTTCGTCGGGAGGTTGCAGTCCCACCTTTACGTTAGTGAATGAATATCCCACCAATCCGCCTATCAATCACTTTGATTTATATCGGATTTCCTCAGAAGATGAGCTATATGAGATGGGGTTTTCCGAATACTTAGAATCCGGCAGAGTGAATATTATTGAGTGGCCTCAGGTGGCGGCGGACATTTTAAAGGATTATCCTGTAACACGCCTTACCATTCAACATACCGACCGGGAAGATGAGAGGATTATTACCATTGAAGAATTATAA